TTAAGACCTAAGATTTCTGGTCTGTCTGTATTGCTCTGGCGAGATGCCCATCATCTTCTTAAACAGACGGGAAAAATAATAAGGATCATCATAACCCAAACTAAATGCAATTTCTTTAATGGTGATGCTTTTTGTATAAAGTAACTGGCAGGTTTTCTGGATTTTAAGCTGGATAAAATATTCCATTGGTGAGGTTCCGGTAGAGCGATGAAACATACTTGAAAAATGCGAGACCGAAAGTTTATAACGAACAGAAAAATCTTCTACTTTAAACTTGCATCCGATCTTTTCTTTCATAAAAACGATGGTTTCTCTAATCATATTATCTTTATCTTCTGCAATTGAAAAATGTTTCTCTACGTATTGAAAAGTAGCCAGAAAGTGGTACAAACACATATTGGCATTATTCAGATTGCCTTTACTATAGCCCATTTCCAGGCAAGCATACATTTCTTCCCAAATCTGAAGTCCTTTCTCATTATAAGGAATATCCCTGGGCCCATCATTTACAGAAATATTCAAAACCCGGTTAAAGTTATCTATATCATTACCACTAAAATGAATCCAGAAAATTGTCCAGGGCAATTCCTGATCTGCTCCGTACTGAATATATTGATCTGTGGCCGGTATTTGGAAAAATTGCCCCGGTGTAACCTCATACTTTTTTTTTATCTATTATATACCAGCCTTTTCCGTGTAAACAGTAAATAAAGATATTGTCTTCACATCCGTTTTTTCTTTCTCTAAAATGGAAACTGGCTTTTGGGAAATATCCAATATGTGTAATAAAGATTTGATTTAAGACTGTATTGGAGGTTCTGATTTTTTTGCAGATTATATTGGGCAAACTAATCAGTTTTTGACCTTCAAATCCATCTCTTATCCTGGTTTTAATCATATCCTTATTTTTATGGTGATGAGCTGCTAATAAGATACTAAATTAATGATGCAGTTGAATAATCCATTAAGATAAGTGCATAATTCATTGTATGCGGTTGTATAACCTGATATTTTTGGTTCGAACCAAATTTATAAAGTATGAACATGAGATCTTTTTCCTACCTGATTATTTTTCTATTCTTTTCTTGTCAGCTAAAAGCACAAACCAATCTTATTGATCCCGCAATTAAAACACCGAAAGCAGTCCTGGATAATTTTATGGATCAGCGATTTGGAATGTTCATTCACTGGGGACCTGTAACCTTACGGGGTACAGAAATCGGTTGGAGTCGTGGTATAAATGTTCCGGCTGATGATTATGACAATTTATACAAAGAATTCAACCCTGTTTTGTTTAATGCGGATGAGTGGGTAAAAACTGCTAAAGATGCAGGAATGAAATACCTGACTATTACAGCAAAACATCATGATGGTTTTTTGTTATGGCCAAGCGCGGTCTCTGATTATAACATTATGAATTCTCCTTACAAAGTGGATGTAGTCGGTTTACTGGCAGCAGCCTGTAAGAAATATGACATCAGGTTTTGTATTTATTTTACTGTTCTTGACTGGCATGATCCAAATTATCCTTTTCATAAACCTGGTCAGAAAAATATTGATGCTAAGGCAGATATGAAAAAATTTGTCCTTACGATGAAAAGTGAAATTCAGGAACTTGTAAATAACTATCATCCCTATATGCTTTGGTTTGATGGGAACTGGGAAAGTCCCTGGAAAAATGAATATGGCATAGATATCTATACCTATATTAAAAAGCTCGATCCTAAGGTGATTATTAACAACAGGATAGGTGCAAATAGTGAGCACACAAAACTGGGACCTGAGATTTTAGGCGATTATGCCACACCTGAACAAAAGATAGGGGCACTCAATATGAACGACCCCTGGGAAACCTGTATGACAATTTGTAATCAGTGGGCCTGGAAACCTAATGATTCGTTGAAATCATTGAAGGAGTGTATTCAAACCCTTGCTAAAACTGCGGGAGGAAATGGAAATTTATTGTTTAATGTTGGTCCAATGCCAGATGGAAGAATTGAAAAACGCCAGGCAACAAGACTTAAGGAAATGGGCAATTGGCTTAAACTTTATGGCGAAAGTATTTATAAAACCAAAGGTGGTCCATTTAAACCGAATGAAATATATGCTGCTACCCGCAAAGGAAACAAACTGTATATTCATGTTTTTGATAAAAAATCCAATGAGCTTATCTTACCGGCTCTACATGCGGTACTGGTAAGAAAAGCATTTTTATTGAACGGCGGAGCTATAAATTATCAGCAGGCTGCCGGCGTAATAACACTTCAGTTACCAGCGCAGCTTCCTGACCAAAATGACTCTGTTATTGTGTTAGAACTTAATACAAACGCTGAAAGTATTCCAGTTATTTCTTAAAACCAGCTTTAATCAAAATGATCAAAAAAATTCATGTAAATGATGCCAGATTTCCATTACCCAACGGAGCTGGAAGTGATGCCATTCATCGCGACCCTATTTATTCTTATGCGGTAACTAATCTTATTGATGACAGCGGATTAACAGGGACTGGATTTGCATTTACACTGGGCGAGGGTAACGACCTGGTATGTAAAGCGGCACAATTCTATGCTTCGCAACTTAAGGGAAGGGACATTGAAGAGTTAATGTCGGATTTTGGGGCCGTATTTAATCAGTTATCTAATGAACAACAATTTCGCTGGCTGGGACCGCACAAGGGAATAGTCCATCTTGCTCTTGCTTCGGTTACCAATGCCTGTTATGATCTCTGGGCAAAAAAAAGAGGAGTACCACTTTGGAAATTGCTAATTGATTTATCACCTGAAGAAATTGTGAACACACTGGATTTATCTTATCTGGAAGATGAGCTTACAGCAGAACAGGCCATACAGTTATTCAAAGATAATGCTGCTGATAAAGAAATTCGTACAAAGGTCACAGTAAAAGGCTATCCCGGATACGACACTTCCATTGGCTGGTTTAATTATAGCGATGAAAAGGTTCGCGAAAATTGCAAAAAGGCAGTTGCAGAAGGATTTACAGCCATGAAGCTAAAAGTCGGAAGCTCAGATCCTCAAAGAGATATTCGCCGTTCACATATTGTACGCGAAGTGGCCGGAGACAATATAAAAGTCATGCTTGATGCAAATCAGCAATGGACATTACCCCAGGCTTTAAAAATATGCAGAGAATTGCAAGGAATGAATCCTTATTGGATTGAAGAGCCCACCCATCCTGATGATGTGCTTGCGCATAAAATACTGGCCGATGCCATTGCTCCGACTAAACTTGCGCTGGGTGAGCATGTGCCAAACCGGATTGTTTTTAAAAATTATCTGCAAACCCAATCTGCTGGTTTTATCCAGGCTGATGCTGTTCGGGTCGGTGGGGTAAGTGAATTTATTACCATAAGCCTGCTTTCCCGGAAATATGGAATACCTGTGGTGCCTCATGTGGGTGATATGGGACAGCTGCATCAGCATTTAGTGTTATTCAATCATATCTCTATGGGACACGAAGCTTTGTTTCTGGAACATATTCCTCATTTGCAAAAACACTTCGTACATCCGGTAATCGTAGAGGGAGGCTTTTATAAAACACCACTGGAGCCAGGCAGCAGCAGTGATTTGAAATCATTAAGTTAATCTGTAAAAACACAGGAAATGTTAAAAACAATAGACTTAAGTATTAGTGCATTCTATATTTTGGGCATTCTGGTTATTGGTTTATGGGCCGGAATCCGTCATCGCAGAAGAAGTAAATCAAATGCTGCCGGAACTTATTTTCTTGCCGGCAAAAGTTTAAAATGGCCTGCTATTGGTCTTGCACTATTTGCCACGAATATCTCTACTGTTCATTTGGTAAGTTTAGCACAAAGCGGATTTAGCAGCGGCCTGTTAAACGGTAATTTTGAATGGATGGCTGCTTTTACACTTATTCTGTTATCATTATTTTTTGTTCCTTTCTATATTAAATCTGGTGTAGCTACTTTGCCTGATTTTCTGGAAAAGCGCTATGATAAGGCAAGCCGCGATTGGCTGGCGGTAATTTCGGTTGTCTCAGCAATCATTATTCACATTGCATTCTCCATGCTTGCCGGGGGTATTGTACTGAAAACTTTGTTCGGCCTTAACATGTATGTAAGTGTAATTGTAATTTGCCTGATCACGGCTGTTTATACGATTATTGGTGGTTTAAAGGCTGTGGTAGTAACCGAATCTATCCAGACGGTGGTTTTACTTAGCGGGGCAATAATAATCAGCTATGCTGCCTTTAACAAAATGGGCGGATGGGAACCGATGATTACAGTACTGAGGGATAAAGGAGAGATGGATAAGCTTTCGATGCTGCGCCCACATGGCGATAGTAGTGGAATGCCCTGGTATGCCGTGTTTTTAGGTTATCCTATTCTGGGGATCTGGTATTGGTGTGCAGATCAGACTATTGTTCAGCGGGTGCTTGGTGCTAAAGATGAGAATCACGCCCGGATAGGTCCATTGTTTTGTGGTTTTATCAAGATTCTGCCGGTTTTTCTTTTTGTATTGCCGGGTTTATTTGCATACACTTTAGCACAATCAGGGCATTTGGATATAAGCAGCCTTGGGTTGGATGAAAAAGGGCAGGTACAGTCAAAGGGTATTTATACATTAATGATTACACAGCTCCTTCCATCAGGTTTAGTCGGTGTTTTGGTAGCTGCACTTTTATCAGGTTTAATGAGCCAGGTTTCCGGGGCGTTAAATTCTATTTCAACTATGGTGAGTTATGATATGTACCAGCGTTATCGCCCTGAAGCTTCGGATAAACAATTAATTTGGGCAGGGAAGGTTTCAGCGGGTATTGCGCTTATATTCTCACTGGCATTGCTACCACTGCTTGACCGGTATGAAAGTATATTTAGTGGTATTAATGATATTATTGCACATATTGCTCCGCCAATAACCTGTGTTTTTTTGCTGGGTGTATTCTGGAAAGGCGCATCTGCCCAATCTGCTAAGTTAACGCTATGGATAGGTTCTATCCTGGGTGTTATTGCATTTGCTATAAATAAGTTATACCCCGAAACATTTATTGGCCATACTCCATTTATGATGATGGCATTTTACCTGTTTTGTATCTGTGTCGTAATCCAGATCTTTTTTTCTTACAGGTACCCGGTTCAGCATACTGAAGAAAGTGCTAAACTTTATTGGAAATCACCTTGGGAGCCTTTACAGGGAGTGGCCTGGAAAGGTATAGGGAATTATAAACTATTATCAGGCTTACTTCTGTTAACCGTGGCTGTACTATATTATATTTTTAGATAAAATGAAAAGAATTATTATTGCTTTTTTTCTTGCTTATTGTTCTTTTACGGGATGCAAGGAGCCCATTAAGCCGGCAGAGCCAAAAAGATTTGGCTCGGTAACAGGATTAAAACCCGAAAAAATAGCATACTACAAAAAACTACATGCCTATGTCTGGCCAGCTGTTCTGAAAAAAATAAAAGAATGTAACATTCGTAATTATTCCATTTACTTCAAAAAAATAGACAGCGCTTATTACCTCTTCAGCTACTTTGAATATACAGGTAATAATTTTGAGGAAGACATGAAAAAAATGTCCCGTGATCCGGATACCCAACGCTGGTGGAAAGAGACGGATCCCTGCCAGCAGCCTATAACCGGTTCTGACAAAATATGGAGCCCGATGGAAGAGGTGTTTCACACAAACTAACAAATTGAATTTTAAAGATTTCTAACAGGATAAATTATATGGAGCTATTAGCAGGTAAAATCATTTTTCTTACCGGAGGATCAACAGGGATTGGCTTTGAATGTGCAAAGGCCTATGCAAATGCAGGAGCGACTGTTATAATTGCTGCCAATTCTGAGGATTCCGTTAAGCAGGCTATGACATTTTTAGGTCCTGATCATCTTGGTGTATTATGTGATGTGTCAAAGGCTGCAGATGTGAAGAATGCTATCGGCTTAACGATTGGAAAATATGGCAGAATTGATGCTATACATAACAATGCAGGAATTGCCATTCCTTCTAAACCCCTGCATGAAACTACAGATGAGGAATGGCAGAATCTGATGGATGTTAACCTGAGAGCTGTTCTATATACCACGCGTTTTGGTTTTGAAGCGCTAAAAAACACAAGGGGCAGTATTTTGAATACCAGTAGCCTGGTTGGTTCAATCGGGCAGGAAAGGCATGCTGCCTATACCGCTACAAAAGGAGCCTTAAATGCCCTTACCAAATCAATGGCACTAGATTATGCGCCTTATAAAATAAGGGTCAATGCTGTTCTGCCTGCCGGTGCCTGGACGCCCATGCTACGCGAGTGGGTTAAAGAACAACCAGAGCCTGAATTTACTACAGCTTATCTTAATGATATACATCCGCTGGGTGATTGTCCTGATGGTGATGTAATTGCTGATGCTTGTGTATTTCTTCTTTCAGATATGGCCAGGTTTATTACCGGAAGTACTTTACCGGTTAGTGGAGGTGCTGAATTAGGTTATAGGCGGACTTAAATAGGAAAGGCCGGACTTCCGGAGTTTAAAGTCCGTTGAGGGCCAAAACTCCGGAAGTCTCTTCCTTAAATGAAGGAGTGTTAATCAGTTCTTTTTCTTTCTTCATCATTTCCAAAACTGCGTTGTCTGACATTGATTTTATCATTTCCAAAACTGTAGGTCAGCGAGAATCTGAAAAATCTGCTGCTGTTATTCTGACCATATACCTGGGTTATTCCATTGACAACAGAGGTATAGTTTTTCAGGTAGGCAGTGTTAAAGACATCGTTAACCAATGCAGCAAGCTGCAGCTTATTTTGAAGTATGCTTTGTTTGATACCTATATTTAATCCTGACAGCTGCCCTGTTTCATAGAGCCCTCTTTTAACAGAAGAGCTGAAAAAATAATCGGCCTGTAATTTTGTTTCTTTACTTAAAGAAAAGGTGTTATTTGTGGTTAAATATAACTGGGCACTATTTTTTGGGGTTGCATTCACCAGTTTGTTAAACACACTTTTTGAACCCAGCAGGTAAGCCAGATTCTGGCTTTGCCACCAGGAAACAAGGTTAAGTGTATAACTTTGTCCTATACCGTAATAGTATTCCTTAAAGTAGTTTTGTCTGGTTATAGTCTGCACGTTTGTCTGCGGATCTGAATTGAATACTATACCAAAACCATCTGTAGTAATATTAAAGAATAAATTGGTTCTCCAGTTTTCTTTATATACATAGGTAAAGTCAAAGTTATCACTATAAGAAGGCTGGAGGAAAGGGTTCCCTTCTGAATAACTCTTACTGTTCAGAAAAGAACGGAATGGATTCAGGTCTCTGAAAACCGGTCTGTTAACCCTGCGTCCATAATTAAACAGAAAGCTGTTATTTTCATTTTCTTTATAAGAGAGATAAATGGTAGGGAATAATTTCAGATAGTTATTCTGTGTTTTTTGGTTTGCAGTAGCAGAATATCCGCTGGTCTGTATATTTTCCAGTCTAAGACCTAATTGCAGACTTAGTTTAGCTGTTATATTTTTATTTCCGTTTACATATACAGCCTGGTTGTTTTCCTGGTATTCAAAGTGATTGGAACGGGTCTTGTCTAAAACCGGATCGCCGGTAATCGTATTATAATAAGCTATATCAGCTTTGCTATTGATAAAACTTAGTTTGGTTCCATAAGACAGGTTCATGAATTTTAAAGGATGTTCCATATCTAGTTTGATACTGTAGTTATTAATGTCCTGCATAGATTGGTTTTTTGCTGCCTGGTTCGTGTTTAAATACTTCATATCAGGCAAAAATGTTCTGGTGATAAAGTTGTTATCAATTTTGGAGTTATAATTGAAATAGTCGAGATCAGCAGAAAGCTTTTTTCCTGTGGTATCGAGTCTGGTTATGATATGCGCATTGTAAGTCTGGCTGGAGTTGGTCAGTTTATTATATCCATCATTAATGAGCAGAGAGTCCAGCTGATTACTGGTGTTTCCGATTTTTATAGTGGTCAGATCTTTGGTGTCCGGATTGTTTTGATTGCCACTGTACTGCACACCAATAGTTGTACTGCCGGAAAGATCATAATCAAATGCCAGACCGCCGGACAGGTTATTCTGTTTTTGTTTTCCTGTACGGTTCAGGGCCCACAATCCTTGTGGATAATAAGTATTTAAGCTTTCTGTCTCTTTCAGCTTACCCAGTTTCCCGCCAATGTTCATGGAGAGTTTGATTTTGTCTTTGTTATACAAAAAGTTATCTCTCAGGGTGAAAAAACTATAAGTACTCTGATCATAAGTCATTGTTGCTGTGTTTTTCCAGGAATCCCTGATCCCTTTTTTCAGGACGATATTAATGAGTCCGCCATCTCCGCCAGCTTCGTACTTTGCAGGTGGGTTCGTGATAACTTCTATACTTGCAATATCAGTGGCTGCTATAGCATTCAGGTAATTGATCAGATCATCACCGGTTAGTTCAATCAGGCGTCCGTCTATCATCACACGTGATGAGCCCTTACCCAGGATGCTGATGTTTTTGCTCTGGATCATTACACCAGGAGCAGTGCTCAGGGCACCTACCGCATTACCACCTGATGCAGCAATACTACTGGCTACATTATAAATCAGGCGGTCTGTTTTATACTCGATCAGTTTTTTCTTCGCCACAATTTTAATCTCCTGCAGGTCGCCGTCTTTTGGTTGCATAGTAATCATACCCAGGTCGGTATCTTTTACGATAACCAGGTCTTTTTCCTGTGCTGTAAAGCCGAGATAACTGATCTTTATTTTATAGGAACCACTTTTGATTTTTAAGTCAAAAGAGCCGTCTTCTTTAGTCAGTGTACCAGCTACTACTTTGCCTTCGGGGCTTGAGAGGATGATATTTGCCCAGATTACCGGTTCGTTGTTACCTTTTACATTTCCCTTTAACTGTACCTGAGAACTTGCCCATAATGGTAATATCAGCAGGGCGTATAAGATGATTGTTTTCATATGATTTGCTTTATGACTACAAATCTGCCTCAGAAAACCGGCTTGCACGACCGACAAAAAAAGTCGGACTATTTTTCTGGAAAGAAAATAGTCCGACTTTTTTTTGAAGACGTACGACTTTTGTTATCTTGTTTGTAATGAGCTGTTTCTGTACTGTGTTGGGGTCTGTTTCGTATACTTTTTAAAGGCGAAGTTGAATGTGGATTTTGAATTAAAACCTACTGCATACAGCACCTCCTGGATATTTAATTCGTTTTTCCGGGGATCTCTTAAAATTGCCATGGCTTTTTGAATGCGATACTCATTGATAAAATCGAAAAAATGCTGATTAAGCTGATGGTTAATCAGTATGGATAAATCACGTACCTGAATTTTCATCTGACCGGCAAGATCCTGAATCGTTAAGGAGGGCTCAAGATAAGGTTCTTCCTGCTCCATAAATTTTCTCAGCGCCGTAATTTTATCCTGATCAGGTAAGTTTGAAGCTGGCTGATCTGCTGTGGGCATATCTGCAGGGGAATCAGGTATAAAGTCACTGACTAATTTTAATTTGGAATCTATCCCTCTGAAAAGATCAGGATGATGCAGCGCTTTTAAAACAAACCAGCATAAAACTGACAGTGCAGTAAGTCCGACTAAAGGATATACCCAGCCTGCTATATGCGTATAATCTGTATATTTTAACAGGTTTTTAAGGGCAGCAATGAAATACTGCGCAGCTAACAGACAGGTGAATTGAAATAACCACTGATAAGTAACAGATGCTGGATTTGTATAGTTTTCCAGGTATATCTTTTTATATTTTCTCAGCACAAGAAAAATCGCAGTGATATAGAAGGTCAGCTGAAACAGGATAAAGATCTGGAGGAAAATGGCCTCAGGCATTTGATTGTAATTGTCCAGGAAAAGGAACCGCGCCGTTGAATCTGCCAGATAAAAACGTGGTGTTATAATCAGGTTAGCCAGCAGAAAAGGGCTTATATGCAGCAGATGTTTTGGCTTTAAGCTGAAATCGGCATAACAGACTGATAAGACATATAAATAGAAAAAGGGAATGATTAACAGTGAGGTTTGTCCTCTGAACATTTCTAAAACCGGCTCATGCTGCAGAAAGTAGTAGCTAAAGAAACCGCTGATATCAATCCCATTAAAAATGATAAAACAAGCCAGCAGTCTGTTATTTAGTTTATGTTCGGTTTTTACAGTGAGTAAAAACAGGGCGAACAGAAAAGAAATAAAAACAGAGAGGAAGCTTATAATACCCGTTAAAATATACTGATCCATTAAGAGAATGATATCTGCTAAATTAGGATAATTTTTAGATTGCTCAGCTTATATTCAGCTCCATCTCATATTGTTTAATCGTTAGCTCATATCCGACAGTCAATAAAAATGCATGGATTCTATGCAGGTTTTTATCAATATTGATCACGGAGAATTCTTTCTTTTCTCCTGAAGAGATGTATTCAAATAGTTGTTTTGCTGCTCCTTGTCTTCTGTAGGCAGGAGCTACGGCAAACTGATGAATTCTATGGTTATCAGGATTGTAAATTAAATAGCCGATTAGCTGATCCGCAGAGAAAATTCCAATGGCAATATGCAGCTCTTTCGCATTTTTCATAGCGGTAACTGAGTTTTGCCAGGCTGGTTCTCCATCCCAAAAAGAACTGAATAATTGCCAGTCATCAGATAGCAGCGGCCGTATCTCAAACCTTGATCCGCTGTGCGTTTTAAGCTGACCTTTATAACAATTGTAATCCCTGGTAATTTTAAAACCGGCTCTTTCGTAGGTGTTGATAGCTACCTGATTACCGGTTATTACTTCAAGTTTGAGTTTGGTTACATTTTGTTCTTTTAGTTTAGGGATAATATACTCCATGAGTTTTGAAGTGATTTTATTTCCTCTTTCATCTGGAATTACGCCCGTGCCTGCATTGTAAGCGACTTTATTTCCATGAATATGATCTATGCCATGTAAGATGAATCCGATTAAGCGATCGTCCTCAAATGCTCCGGCAGAAAACCGGAGATCAATGCTTTCGGTTTTGATCTTTCTTTCTAATTGTTCTTTTGTGATTTTGAAGGGGACCAGATAATCTGAAAATGATAAGTTAAAAGTTTCTGCCAATGATCCGGTATCTACGTTTTCTAAGGTTGTTATCTTCATTTCTTTAAAAGCTAAATCGGCCTAATATGCAATTTTTTGTGCTGAATTGCTTAGACCGATTGGCTTTTGCAGAAAAATCCGGAATAAATAAACCTCTTTGAAGGCTTATTTATCTAAAGAATGGAGGTAATCCACCAAACATTCCCAAACTGATCTTTAATACCGCAGGTTCTGCCATAATTCTGATCAGATAGTCCCATTAATGATTCTGCCCCTGCATCCAAAGCTTTTTTATAAGTTTCGTCTGCACTTTCAACGTATACAAACAGATTTGCTGTTTGTGGCTGCCAATCTTCGGAGGCGTCACAAAACATAATAGTGCTTGTTCCGATCATAATTTCAGCATGCATTAAACCAGAACCATCGGCTCTTGGCTTCTGCATACTTTCAATGGGTTGTGCATTAAAGACTGTTTTTGTGAAATCAATAAATGCTGAAGCATTTTTCAGCATTAAATAAGGCATAACGGTCTGATGTTCTTGTGGTATATTCATTTTCTTATTTATTTAACTATGCTAATTTAGCAAGGCAGGCATTAATGAAATAGGAAAAATCCGACATCTTCAGACCGTTCTCCAGGCAGTACCTTCAGCCTGATTAAAGAAGTATTCTTTTGGTTTATGACCTGAGAACTGTTTAAAGTCCTGAATGAAATGAGACTGATCGTAATATCCGCAGGTATAGGCAATTTCTGCCAGTGACTTGTTATTATGGTTATATAATGCCAGTGCATGCTGAAAACGGACTATTCTGGAAAATAATTTAGGGCTGAATCCGGCCTGCTGTTTGAAATTTCTTTCAAACTGCCGGGTCGATAGAAAATTATGAGCAGCAAGCTGTTCTATATTGATAATTTCACTCGTTTGAATCATATATCTGATAGTCTGAAAAATCCCCGGAGGTTGCTGTTTGGCTACTGCTAATCTTTTTTCAAGAAATCCTGAGATAATTTCTACTCTCTGGCTATGATCTGCAGCAAGCATCATCTTTTCTTCTAACTCATGAGCCTGGTTTCCAAGTAATGTTTTCAGGTCGATCATCTGATTTTTTAACTCCGAACCTGGAATTGAAAAAAGCTGAGAGATTGCAAAAGGGTAGAGGTAAGCACCAAATATTCCAAAGTTGCTCCGGATTACAAAACGTCTGATCAGTAGTGATTGACCTGCCAGCCCGGAGGCGAAAGCTTTCTCCTCTGGTTTTTCAGGGATCAGTTCATCAAAAATGCCCTGATAATGAAAAAGTAGTTCGGCACAGCCATCTGCCATCGAGCGATGGATATAGGGGCTTTCTAGTGTGGCGTCGCCTTCTAAAACCCAGAAAAATCTTACATATGCTGCTAATTTTTCCGGAGGGTTTATGGTAAAATATTTCATTGCCTGGTTATTAAAGGAGAAGTTACAGATAATCGCGTAATTACCCAATTAATTTTAGCTGATCATTTTCCCCGGGTTAATCAGGATAAAATTGTTTAGGATAAACTCTCCCAGAATGTTTTTTAGCAAATTCATAAATCATATATTGTAGCGATAAACAAAATTACTTATGTCATCAAGAAGGTTTTTTATTAAAAGTAGTTTAACGGGATTGGCACTGGCAGGTATACCCGGAGCTGTTTCTGCACTCGTTCCGGTTGAACATGCAGCATTGAATAATCAGACCGGCAAGCTGAAATTACGTTTTGCGATTGCCTCTGACGGACATTATGGGCAGCCAGGCACTCCTTATAAAAAAGACCATGAAAATATAGTGCAGTGGCTTAATGAAACACATCAGATAAATCCGCTTAACTTTGTGATTATCAATGGTGACCTGGTTCATGACCGGCCGGAATTACTGCAGGAGGTGAAAAAGGAATATTATGATCGGCTAAAGGTTCCTTTTTATGCTATTCCGGGAAATCATGATCATGCAGATACGGCCATCTGGAAGTCTGTATTTGGTTATGAAGATAACTTCTCTTTTGAGCATAATGGTATTGGTTTTATATTGGCCAATACCTCCAATACCAAAGGGACTTATATTGCGCCGGACAGCGTTTTCATGAAAAGAGAGCTGGATAAGTTTAAGGATCTTACAACGGTTTTTGTGATCCTGCATATTCCGCCATATCACTGGGTGCCGGAAAGTCCTTTTGCAGACAGCCCGGAAACCATTAATTTGTTGCATAGTTATCCCAATGTTAAAGCTGTATTTCATGGCCATGACCATAGTCTTGATGCCGTGTTTTATACCAATAAATTACCACATTTCTTTGACGCTCATTTTGGTGGAAACTGGGGTACAACTTATCGGGGATACCGGATTGTAGAAGTCGATGAAACCAATAAAATCACTACTTATCAGGTTAATGCAAGTAAAAATCCAATGCTTAATGAAACTTCGTTTTAATATTACAGGCCTGTTGTTAACTTTTTTGACCTTTGGAAGCTCAGCTCAAAACTTAACCCGTTTTGTTGTTCCCGCTGGCTATGTGAAGGTTCTCGAGGCCAGAGGTGATCTGGACAAAGACGGAGTTGATGAGCTGGTATATGCTTATAATACGGATAAGAAAGAGGATGATGCCGGATTTTTCAGAACATTATACATCTGCAAAACCGTCAATGGAGAAACCCGGCTCTGGAAAAAGAATACCTCTGTACTCTGGAAAAGCAAAGACTGTGGCTTTTGTATAGATAAAGGTGTTGATCTGTCAATGAGTATAAAAAATAATACACTGTTGGTCAAACAGACTTTTAATCATAATTCCAGACACTATAGTACTTATCAGAACATTTTCCGCTTTCAAAATAAGGATTGGTTTTTAATTGGTTCCACTTATAATGATTACGATACCTGTGATTTTGATTTTAAATATGATATTAATTTTTCTACCGG
This portion of the Pedobacter lusitanus genome encodes:
- a CDS encoding sodium:solute symporter, which codes for MLKTIDLSISAFYILGILVIGLWAGIRHRRRSKSNAAGTYFLAGKSLKWPAIGLALFATNISTVHLVSLAQSGFSSGLLNGNFEWMAAFTLILLSLFFVPFYIKSGVATLPDFLEKRYDKASRDWLAVISVVSAIIIHIAFSMLAGGIVLKTLFGLNMYVSVIVICLITAVYTIIGGLKAVVVTESIQTVVLLSGAIIISYAAFNKMGGWEPMITVLRDKGEMDKLSMLRPHGDSSGMPWYAVFLGYPILGIWYWCADQTIVQRVLGAKDENHARIGPLFCGFIKILPVFLFVLPGLFAYTLAQSGHLDISSLGLDEKGQVQSKGIYTLMITQLLPSGLVGVLVAALLSGLMSQVSGALNSISTMVSYDMYQRYRPEASDKQLIWAGKVSAGIALIFSLALLPLLDRYESIFSGINDIIAHIAPPITCVFLLGVFWKGASAQSAKLTLWIGSILGVIAFAINKLYPETFIGHTPFMMMAFYLFCICVVIQIFFSYRYPVQHTEESAKLYWKSPWEPLQGVAWKGIGNYKLLSGLLLLTVAVLYYIFR
- a CDS encoding L-rhamnose mutarotase, producing MKRIIIAFFLAYCSFTGCKEPIKPAEPKRFGSVTGLKPEKIAYYKKLHAYVWPAVLKKIKECNIRNYSIYFKKIDSAYYLFSYFEYTGNNFEEDMKKMSRDPDTQRWWKETDPCQQPITGSDKIWSPMEEVFHTN
- a CDS encoding enolase C-terminal domain-like protein; amino-acid sequence: MIKKIHVNDARFPLPNGAGSDAIHRDPIYSYAVTNLIDDSGLTGTGFAFTLGEGNDLVCKAAQFYASQLKGRDIEELMSDFGAVFNQLSNEQQFRWLGPHKGIVHLALASVTNACYDLWAKKRGVPLWKLLIDLSPEEIVNTLDLSYLEDELTAEQAIQLFKDNAADKEIRTKVTVKGYPGYDTSIGWFNYSDEKVRENCKKAVAEGFTAMKLKVGSSDPQRDIRRSHIVREVAGDNIKVMLDANQQWTLPQALKICRELQGMNPYWIEEPTHPDDVLAHKILADAIAPTKLALGEHVPNRIVFKNYLQTQSAGFIQADAVRVGGVSEFITISLLSRKYGIPVVPHVGDMGQLHQHLVLFNHISMGHEALFLEHIPHLQKHFVHPVIVEGGFYKTPLEPGSSSDLKSLS
- a CDS encoding helix-turn-helix domain-containing protein — encoded protein: MNISVNDGPRDIPYNEKGLQIWEEMYACLEMGYSKGNLNNANMCLYHFLATFQYVEKHFSIAEDKDNMIRETIVFMKEKIGCKFKVEDFSVRYKLSVSHFSSMFHRSTGTSPMEYFIQLKIQKTCQLLYTKSITIKEIAFSLGYDDPYYFSRLFKKMMGISPEQYRQTRNLRS
- a CDS encoding alpha-L-fucosidase translates to MRSFSYLIIFLFFSCQLKAQTNLIDPAIKTPKAVLDNFMDQRFGMFIHWGPVTLRGTEIGWSRGINVPADDYDNLYKEFNPVLFNADEWVKTAKDAGMKYLTITAKHHDGFLLWPSAVSDYNIMNSPYKVDVVGLLAAACKKYDIRFCIYFTVLDWHDPNYPFHKPGQKNIDAKADMKKFVLTMKSEIQELVNNYHPYMLWFDGNWESPWKNEYGIDIYTYIKKLDPKVIINNRIGANSEHTKLGPEILGDYATPEQKIGALNMNDPWETCMTICNQWAWKPNDSLKSLKECIQTLAKTAGGNGNLLFNVGPMPDGRIEKRQATRLKEMGNWLKLYGESIYKTKGGPFKPNEIYAATRKGNKLYIHVFDKKSNELILPALHAVLVRKAFLLNGGAINYQQAAGVITLQLPAQLPDQNDSVIVLELNTNAESIPVIS